The region GACGATAAGTCGCCGGATCATTATGCAAAAGGCACGCCGTCAGGCATTCCCTTACGGGTATAGCCCTCCGACCGCTTGTAGGCATGTGGTTTCAGGTTCAGTGTCCTCCCCTGATCGGGGTTCTTCCCATCTTTCGCTCGCGCTACTTGTTCGCTATCGGTCACCAGAGAGTATTTAGCCTTGGGAGATGGTCCTCCCGGATTCGGACTCACTTCCACGTGTTGAGTCGTACTCAGGATACCGCTCGGCCTCCGACCCTGTCGCGTACGGGGCTTTCACCCTCTACGGCCGCCCATTCCAGGGCGTTCGGCTATGGTCTCGGGTCCTAAATGCGGTCCTACAACCCCGCGAAGTATAACCTCACGGTTTGGGCTGCTCCGCGTTCGCTCGCCGCTACTGACGGAATCGCTGTTGCTTTCTCTTCCTCCAGGTAATGAGATGTTTCAGTTCCCTGGGTTGGCTCGGGTATCCCGGGATCAGAACTCGTTTGGCAGCTCCCCCGGGCTTATCGCAGTCTTCCACGCCCTACAGCCTTCTGGTGCCAAGACATCCCCCACACGCCCTTAATAGCTTGGCCACATTGTTCCCGCCCTCCGCCCGTGTCGCCACGTAACAGAACACAGGAACCTTTACCAGCTACTCTATTTCCGAACCATCCCCGGTGGGATCACCCGAGGATGGCCGACGATCTTTCGTTCGCATTTCTAAGGCACGCGTCGAACGTTAATTATCGGGAAACCCAACTCGTAACCCCCTTGCGAAGAGTTACCAGCCGCGTTTCCGATGCGACTTCGTTGCCCACCAAGTTGTCAAAGATCATTGGCCGATCAGGACTTTCGCCCCGACCGACTCACCCGGCCCCAGGATCTCGCCCGGGCCGGCGTGTCTCGCTCGCTGATTCCGCTGCAAGTTCTTTCCAGAACCGCGTTTGCGTCACCAACGTTGAGTATCTTAGCCGCGTCGCATCCGATGTCAACCCGCCGTCGAGTTTTTTTTCTTATCAGTCCGTTCTGACCTGCTAAGGCCAGCACTTCACTGACAAGCCATCGCGACGAATTATCAATCCAATCGGCTTCCGCTAGCTAAAACTCCACCGAAATCTCTCCCCGCCTTCACGGGGGGAAGCATTACATGTATGGAAGCCATTTCATTCGGCCACCAACTTTGTGGATTTTTGCCCCCGGCAAGCATTCATAGTGCCCACACTCGTCTGGCTAAATAGCACCAAACCATCTGGCAAATAGGAAGTTGCGTCCGCACCGAAGGCGGCCAAAGTTATTATCAACTTTTTGATTACTACGAGTGGTTACTCGATATGCACCGGCAAAAATACCAACAATTACCTGTCGGGAATGATAGTGGTGGGGCGGTGTAGGGGCACACAACAGCATGCCCCAGCACCGGCCCGCCGCCGGGGTGGGGACACATACCGTCTTGCAAGACCATGATCTAAGCCACCCAGTTGTCCCGGGTGGTACTCCCGCGCAGTGTGGTGGTACACCTGCGCGGTGTGGTGGCCCCCGCACAGTAACGTGACCACAGCGGTCCGTGTTCACAAACGCGGCGAGGGCAACCCGTCTACCAATGCCCCGCTGACATGCAAGCAGGTATCTCTTCAGCGAGCCAACAACGAGGTTACCGGTGGCAAAGAAAACAGCAGAATCGCAACGACCAAATAATTCTCTTCAAGTAAACAACATAACAGTCATCGATATCATTGATTTTAATGTACGCCGTGCTGCGAACTCGTCGGCTCGGGTCCGGTTGATCCCGACGACCAATTTCCAGGTTCCGGGTGTTTCCTATGACCAAAACGGGACCAGCTACCCACGTTTTTTGGCGGGGTTCGCAAAAAATCTTCTGCCTGCTCAACCACCAAACTACCGCTTAAAGGGGAATGGCTAATCGGGGCCGTTCTTGGGGGTCGCCCGGCGGCGGCGGTGGTTGACAGTCGTTGATGACCGGCTAATATCACCGTGTCGACGTGAATGCGGCGACGAGATGAGTGACGACGGGACGGGGAATTGCGAAAGCGACGACTCGAAGCGTAGGATCTCAAGCTTGCTCTTTGACAAGTTGGTAGCGAGAGAGCCATCTCGAGAGTGGGTCGCGCCGGATCGGTGCTACTCATTCTTGAGCGACGGGTGAACTCGTGACGCGGACTGCGGTAACGCGGGACGTGGAGCGAATCGCCGGTCGATTAAGTTCTTTGAGTAGTCTTACCGGTTAACGGCGCTAGATTGAACTCCGAAAGTCACTCCTGTTAGGGGAGTGTAAATACACTTTTGAAGGGTTTGATCCTGGCTCAGAACGAACGTTGGCGGCGTGGATTAGGCATGCAAGTCGTGGGAATCCCAGCAATGGGGGAACCGGCGTAAGGGGCAGTAAGGCATGGGTACCTACCCCGGGGTTGGGCATAGCCCGTAGAAATACGGGGTAATTCCCAGCGATGTCCGCAAGGACCAAAGCTCCGGCGCCCCGGGAGGGGCCCATGTGGTATTAGCTAGTTGGTGGGGTAACGGCCCACCAAGGCGAAGATGCCTAGCGGGTGTGAGAGCACGACCCGCGCCACTGGCACTGAGACACTGGCCAGACACCTACGGGTGGCTGCAGTCGAGGATCTTCGGCAATGGGCGCAAGCCTGACCGAGCGACGCCGCGTGTGCGACGAAGGCCTTCGGGTTGTAAAGCACTGTCGAGGGGGAGAAAAGGGCAACCTTGATCTATCCCTGGAGGAAGCACGGGCTAAGTTCGTGCCAGCAGCCGCGGTAAGACGAACCGTGCGAACGTTGTTCGGAATCACTGGGCTTAAAGGGCGCGTAGGCGGGCCGCCAAGTCCGGGGTGAAATCCTCCAGCTTAACTGGAGAACTGCCCCGGATACTGGAGGTCTCGAGGAGGATAGGGGCATGCGGAACTGTGGGTGGAGCGGTGAAATGCGTTGATATCCACAGGAACTCCGGTGGCGAAGGCGGCGTGCTGGATCCTTTCTGACGCTGAGGCGCGAAAGCCAGGGGAGCGAACGGGATTAGATACCCCGGTAGTCCTGGCCCTAAACGTTGGGTACTAGGTAGTAGACTAGACATGGGTTTACTGCCGAAGCAAAAGTGCTAAGTACCCCGCCTGGGGAGTATGGTCGCAAGGCTGAAACTCAAAGGAATTGACGGGGGCTCACACAAGCGGTGGAGCATGTGGCTTAATTCGAGGCTACGCGAAGAACCTTATCCTAGACTTGACATGTGCGAAAGCGCTCGGTAGTAGCTTACCGAAAGGTGGAGCGGATCCCGCAAGGGAGGGCCGAGCACAGGTGCTGCATGGCTGTCGTCAGCTCGTGTCGTGAGATGTCGGGTTAAGTCCCATAACGAGCGAAACCCTTACCCTCAGTTGCTAATTATAGGACTCTGGGGGGACTGCCGGTGTTAAACCGGAGGAAGGTGGGGATGACGTCAAGTCCTCATGGCCTTTATGTCTAGGGCTGCACACGTGCTACAATGGCGTGAACAAAGGGACGCCAACGCGCGAGCGGGAGCAAATCCCAAAAAACACGCCCCAGTTCAGATCGCAGGCTGCAACTCGCCTGCGTGAAGTCGGAATCGCTAGTAATCGCGGGTCAGCAACACCGCGGTGAATGTGTTCCTGAGCCTTGTACACACCGCCCGTCAAGCCACGAAAAAGAGAGGCCGCCGAAGTCACCTTCACCGGTGCCGAAGCGGAAGCTCTTGATTGGGACTAAGTCGTAACAAGGTAACCGTAGGGGAACCTGCGGTTGGATCACCTCCTTTCTAAGGAAATAGTTAGGTATCACTCCTGTGGTACCCAACATGTCGCCCCGCTCTCAGATGACTCTCGCTACCGACTTGCAAGGATAGAAGGCCCCGCCGGGTAACACCGGCGGGGCTTTTTTCGTTTCCCCCACCCACAACACCCGACTCGGGAGGACCGCGATGGACGCCCGCTTCCTCGAAACCCTCCGGTGCCCCGTCGACCCCGAACGAGCTGCCACTCTCCACCGCGACCGCGAGCACCTCGAATGCGACGGGTGCGGGGTCCGCTACCCGATCAAGAACGGCCTTCCGGTCCTCATCGCGGACGACGCCGACCTCCCGCCCGGGTGCGACCGCCGACTCGACCTCCCCTGCCAACAACGACTCGCCGCCCGGCGCAAACAGAGGCGATAAGTCGGTCGACGCACGGCTGCCTTTTATTGCGAATTGATGTCAGAATTTCACATCTGCCTCAGACTGCCGGATCACGTCTGCCGAACTAGCCCACTTTAGCCAGTGGTGCATCCGCCTCGCTCATTCATGAGTCCAATCTGAGCGACTTTAAGACCGGTTTACCACCGCTGTATGCCCTTCGCGGGAAGCATCAACCAAAGACGACGAGCGAGCAGGGCTGCGTGGCAGGTCGTTCGTATGTGCATGAAAAAAAATGAAAACCTGGGAACTCACCTAGTCGACGGAAATGCGATCGGCTATTCCGCGTTACGAATTCAATTAGCGTAACTCGACGGATTTTCGTGAGTTCGGCTCCGGAGGGCACGATACGGTGTTTAGAATCGGGGCCACCATCCTGGCGACGATCTTCTCGGCCGGGGCGGCGGTGGCGACGGCCCCCGTTCCGGTCCCCGATTACTTACCCCGTTACGACCTCCATGTGGTCATGGATCTTCCCCAAGAAAAGGCGACCTTCCGGCAAACGATCACCTGGACGAACCACTCGCAACTACCGACCGATATTCTCGTTCTCAATTTTTATCCGCTGTACCGCATTCCCCCCGGCGGCGATCTCCTGTTCGCGAAGACACTCGAACTGCTCCGCCT is a window of Fimbriiglobus ruber DNA encoding:
- a CDS encoding Trm112 family protein, giving the protein MDARFLETLRCPVDPERAATLHRDREHLECDGCGVRYPIKNGLPVLIADDADLPPGCDRRLDLPCQQRLAARRKQRR